One genomic segment of Xyrauchen texanus isolate HMW12.3.18 chromosome 5, RBS_HiC_50CHRs, whole genome shotgun sequence includes these proteins:
- the knop1 gene encoding lysine-rich nucleolar protein 1 isoform X3 → MAVGGVVKEKKKKKKIEEVEANDLLEDEGHKNDASVQTVVKNEFSEINIGGGDVDKDAPERKRKKKKKTKEMKQDVNGDILCHDASVQTTVKNEISKRDKQEGGAPAKKKKKMKKEVESLQEEVVEEGEQMDGESKEKKRRKKLKTSVGEAEERKKKVVVETKEEQMVNLGLNEEMESKKKKKKRKTEDDVTELDDGKIKKKRKKNKEINVNTGETDACEGKGQQEKKKKKKEMKASKETENEKRKSPAEESSSSGEKKSKKLKKKLASLDQGHAPVKETTAAADDVVEMEAAPVEKKRSKRNVRNKSKDKVKKTKLKEEDNEPFEESANDKKGLGQWGSAQFESSDRQAKFLRLLGGFKKSSQPITGSSGSASMALGKEAQKTLQQGLLGEFERAQSRNVDFRNKGAGLGFTEPSNKKFTIDVNARNAIRFDD, encoded by the exons ATGGCCGTCGGTGGGGTGGTcaaagagaagaagaaaaagaagaaaatagaggAAGTGGAAGCAAACGACCTACTTGAGGACGAAGGACACAAAAATGATGCCTCCGTCCAAACGGTTGTTAAAAACGAATTCTCGGAAATAAACATCGGTGGCGGAGATGTAGATAAAGATGCTcctgagaggaagagaaagaaaaagaagaaaacgaAGGAAATGAAGCAGGATGTGAACGGAGACATCTTGTGTCATGATGCATCGGTCCAGACTACCGTTAAAAACGAGATCAGTAAACGTGATAAACAGGAGGGGGGTGCGCCtgcaaagaagaaaaagaagatgaAGAAGGAAGTAGAATCACTCCAGGAGGAAGTAGTTGAGGAAGGAGAACAGATGGATGGAGAGTCCAAGGAGAAAAAAAGACGGAAAAAGTTGAAGACAAGTGTCGGAGAggctgaagagagaaaaaagaaggtGGTTGTAGAGACCAAAGAAGAACAAATGGTGAATTTGGGACTCAACGAAGAGATGGAgagcaagaagaagaagaagaaaaggaaaaCTGAGGATGATGTGACTGAATTAGATGATGGAAAGatcaagaagaaaagaaaaaagaataaagaaataaatgtcaACACCGGAGAAACGGATGCATGTGAAGGGAAAGGACAACaggagaaaaagaagaagaaaaaagaaatgaaggCCAGTAAAGAGACGGAGAACGAGAAAAGAAAGTCTCCAGCAGAAGAGTCGTCGTCGTCGGGTGAAAAGAAAAGCAAAAAGCTAAAAAAGAAATTGGCAAGCTTGGATCAAGGTCATGCTCCTGTGAAAGAGACGACGGCGGCGGCGGATGATGTCGTCGAGATGGAGGCGGCACCTGTGGAAAAGAAAAGGAGTAAAAGAAACGTAAGGAATAAGTCCAAAGACAAGGTTAAAAAGACTAAACTCAAAGAGGAGGATAACGAACCATTCGAGGAGAGTGCGAATGATAAAAAG GGTCTCGGCCAGTGGGGAAGCGCCCAGTTTGAAAGCTCTGACAGACAGGCGAAGTTCCTGCGACTGCTGGGCGGGTTTAAAAAAAGCAGCCAGCCAATTACAGGAAGCTCTGGAAGTGCCAGTATGGCACTGGGGAAGGAAGCACAAAAGACTTTGCAGCAAGGCCTTCTCGGAGAGTTTGAGCGGGCTCAGAGCCGGAATGTGGACTTCAGGAATAAAGGAGCTGGATTGGGATTCACCGAGCCATCCAATAAGAAATTTACCATTGACGTCAATGCACGGAACGCTATACGATTCGATGACTGA
- the knop1 gene encoding lysine-rich nucleolar protein 1 isoform X2 → MAVGGVVKEKKKKKKIEEVEANDLLEDEGHKNDASVQTVVKNEFSEINIGGGDVDKDAPERKRKKKKKTKEMKQDVNGDILCHDASVQTTVKNEISKRDKQEGGAPAKKKKKMKKEVESLQEEVVEEGEQMDGESKEKKRRKKLKTSVGEAEERKKKVVVETKEEQMVNLGLNEEMESKKKKKKRKTEDDVTELDDGKIKKKRKKNKEINVNTGETDACEGKGQQEKKKKKKEMKASKETENEKRKSPAEESSSSGEKKSKKLKKKLASLDQGHAPVKETTAAADDVVEMEAAPVEKKRSKRNVRNKSKDKVKKTKLKEEDNEPFEESANDKKTDVVFLSEKRGNRDEISIDQGLGQWGSAQFESSDRQAKFLRLLGGFKKSSQPITGSSGSASMALGKEAQKTLQQGLLGEFERAQSRNVDFRNKGAGLGFTEPSNKKFTIDVNARNAIRFDD, encoded by the exons ATGGCCGTCGGTGGGGTGGTcaaagagaagaagaaaaagaagaaaatagaggAAGTGGAAGCAAACGACCTACTTGAGGACGAAGGACACAAAAATGATGCCTCCGTCCAAACGGTTGTTAAAAACGAATTCTCGGAAATAAACATCGGTGGCGGAGATGTAGATAAAGATGCTcctgagaggaagagaaagaaaaagaagaaaacgaAGGAAATGAAGCAGGATGTGAACGGAGACATCTTGTGTCATGATGCATCGGTCCAGACTACCGTTAAAAACGAGATCAGTAAACGTGATAAACAGGAGGGGGGTGCGCCtgcaaagaagaaaaagaagatgaAGAAGGAAGTAGAATCACTCCAGGAGGAAGTAGTTGAGGAAGGAGAACAGATGGATGGAGAGTCCAAGGAGAAAAAAAGACGGAAAAAGTTGAAGACAAGTGTCGGAGAggctgaagagagaaaaaagaaggtGGTTGTAGAGACCAAAGAAGAACAAATGGTGAATTTGGGACTCAACGAAGAGATGGAgagcaagaagaagaagaagaaaaggaaaaCTGAGGATGATGTGACTGAATTAGATGATGGAAAGatcaagaagaaaagaaaaaagaataaagaaataaatgtcaACACCGGAGAAACGGATGCATGTGAAGGGAAAGGACAACaggagaaaaagaagaagaaaaaagaaatgaaggCCAGTAAAGAGACGGAGAACGAGAAAAGAAAGTCTCCAGCAGAAGAGTCGTCGTCGTCGGGTGAAAAGAAAAGCAAAAAGCTAAAAAAGAAATTGGCAAGCTTGGATCAAGGTCATGCTCCTGTGAAAGAGACGACGGCGGCGGCGGATGATGTCGTCGAGATGGAGGCGGCACCTGTGGAAAAGAAAAGGAGTAAAAGAAACGTAAGGAATAAGTCCAAAGACAAGGTTAAAAAGACTAAACTCAAAGAGGAGGATAACGAACCATTCGAGGAGAGTGCGAATGATAAAAAG ACCGATGTTGTGTTCCTGTCGGAAAAGCGTGGAAATCGTGACGAAATTTCTATAGACCAG GGTCTCGGCCAGTGGGGAAGCGCCCAGTTTGAAAGCTCTGACAGACAGGCGAAGTTCCTGCGACTGCTGGGCGGGTTTAAAAAAAGCAGCCAGCCAATTACAGGAAGCTCTGGAAGTGCCAGTATGGCACTGGGGAAGGAAGCACAAAAGACTTTGCAGCAAGGCCTTCTCGGAGAGTTTGAGCGGGCTCAGAGCCGGAATGTGGACTTCAGGAATAAAGGAGCTGGATTGGGATTCACCGAGCCATCCAATAAGAAATTTACCATTGACGTCAATGCACGGAACGCTATACGATTCGATGACTGA
- the knop1 gene encoding lysine-rich nucleolar protein 1 isoform X1: MAVGGVVKEKKKKKKIEEVEANDLLEDEGHKNDASVQTVVKNEFSEINIGGGDVDKDAPERKRKKKKKTKEMKQDVNGDILCHDASVQTTVKNEISKRDKQEGGAPAKKKKKMKKEVESLQEEVVEEGEQMDGESKEKKRRKKLKTSVGEAEERKKKVVVETKEEQMVNLGLNEEMESKKKKKKRKTEDDVTELDDGKIKKKRKKNKEINVNTGETDACEGKGQQEKKKKKKEMKASKETENEKRKSPAEESSSSGEKKSKKLKKKLASLDQGHAPVKETTAAADDVVEMEAAPVEKKRSKRNVRNKSKDKVKKTKLKEEDNEPFEESANDKKTDVVFLSEKRGNRDEISIDQARRLALQRDIDQESQPKPGLGQWGSAQFESSDRQAKFLRLLGGFKKSSQPITGSSGSASMALGKEAQKTLQQGLLGEFERAQSRNVDFRNKGAGLGFTEPSNKKFTIDVNARNAIRFDD; the protein is encoded by the exons ATGGCCGTCGGTGGGGTGGTcaaagagaagaagaaaaagaagaaaatagaggAAGTGGAAGCAAACGACCTACTTGAGGACGAAGGACACAAAAATGATGCCTCCGTCCAAACGGTTGTTAAAAACGAATTCTCGGAAATAAACATCGGTGGCGGAGATGTAGATAAAGATGCTcctgagaggaagagaaagaaaaagaagaaaacgaAGGAAATGAAGCAGGATGTGAACGGAGACATCTTGTGTCATGATGCATCGGTCCAGACTACCGTTAAAAACGAGATCAGTAAACGTGATAAACAGGAGGGGGGTGCGCCtgcaaagaagaaaaagaagatgaAGAAGGAAGTAGAATCACTCCAGGAGGAAGTAGTTGAGGAAGGAGAACAGATGGATGGAGAGTCCAAGGAGAAAAAAAGACGGAAAAAGTTGAAGACAAGTGTCGGAGAggctgaagagagaaaaaagaaggtGGTTGTAGAGACCAAAGAAGAACAAATGGTGAATTTGGGACTCAACGAAGAGATGGAgagcaagaagaagaagaagaaaaggaaaaCTGAGGATGATGTGACTGAATTAGATGATGGAAAGatcaagaagaaaagaaaaaagaataaagaaataaatgtcaACACCGGAGAAACGGATGCATGTGAAGGGAAAGGACAACaggagaaaaagaagaagaaaaaagaaatgaaggCCAGTAAAGAGACGGAGAACGAGAAAAGAAAGTCTCCAGCAGAAGAGTCGTCGTCGTCGGGTGAAAAGAAAAGCAAAAAGCTAAAAAAGAAATTGGCAAGCTTGGATCAAGGTCATGCTCCTGTGAAAGAGACGACGGCGGCGGCGGATGATGTCGTCGAGATGGAGGCGGCACCTGTGGAAAAGAAAAGGAGTAAAAGAAACGTAAGGAATAAGTCCAAAGACAAGGTTAAAAAGACTAAACTCAAAGAGGAGGATAACGAACCATTCGAGGAGAGTGCGAATGATAAAAAG ACCGATGTTGTGTTCCTGTCGGAAAAGCGTGGAAATCGTGACGAAATTTCTATAGACCAG GCCCGGCGTCTCGCCCTGCAGAGAGACATTGATCAGGAATCACAGCCAAAGCCA GGTCTCGGCCAGTGGGGAAGCGCCCAGTTTGAAAGCTCTGACAGACAGGCGAAGTTCCTGCGACTGCTGGGCGGGTTTAAAAAAAGCAGCCAGCCAATTACAGGAAGCTCTGGAAGTGCCAGTATGGCACTGGGGAAGGAAGCACAAAAGACTTTGCAGCAAGGCCTTCTCGGAGAGTTTGAGCGGGCTCAGAGCCGGAATGTGGACTTCAGGAATAAAGGAGCTGGATTGGGATTCACCGAGCCATCCAATAAGAAATTTACCATTGACGTCAATGCACGGAACGCTATACGATTCGATGACTGA
- the LOC127643870 gene encoding lipopolysaccharide-induced tumor necrosis factor-alpha factor homolog: protein MDKGFIGHPPYPGQPLVQGNMSYPDQQYLYPPQPVQMTNAYPPQPTQGVYMAGPTINQTVQNVSTPTQAVFMAGPTVNQTVQNVSIPGIVNTHYAQQPTPGIVSSSTVTQTVQSASMPGVVYTQQPTQSVMAASTVTQTVQSTSMPGVVPQMVMIPPHLTDVPGQMKCRFCQQQIVTETTFTSGLLVWGVCIGLGIFMIWPFCLIPFCVNACKDVEHRCTNCKTLVHVHKRI, encoded by the exons ATGGACAAAGGCTTCATCGGTCATCCTCCATATCCTGGACAGCCATTGGTCCAAGGCAACATGTCCTACCCAGATCAGCAGTATCTTTACCCACCTCAACCAG TTCAAATGACCAACGCTTACCCCCCACAACCCACACAAGGGGTATACATGGCGGGACCCACGATAAACCAAACAGTCCAGAATGTATCTACACCCACACAAGCGGTATTCATGGCGGGACCCACAGTAAACCAAACAGTCCAGAATGTATCTATACCTGGCATAG TGAACACACATTATGCTCAACAACCCACACCAGGAATAGTCAGTTCCTCCACTGTGACTCAAACTGTCCAGTCTGCATCCATGCCTGGTGTAG TTTACACTCAACAACCCACACAAAGTGTCATGGCTGCCTCCACTGTGACTCAAACTGTCCAGTCTACATCTATGCCTGGTGTAG tccCGCAGATGGTAATGATTCCCCCACATCTGACTGATGTCCCGGGGCAAATGAAATGCCGATTCTGCCAACAACAGATTGTCACAGAAACAACATTCACCAGTGGTCTACTGGTCTGGGGCGTCTGTATTGGTCTTGGCAttttcat GATCTGGCCGTTTTGTTTGATTCCGTTCTGTGTGAATGCCTGCAAGGATGTGGAACATCGCTGTACAAACTGCAAGACCCTCGTGCATGTGCACAAACGCATTTAA
- the LOC127643867 gene encoding G-protein coupled receptor family C group 5 member B-like, which translates to MALRPTLIFILSLIGCCALEDQPKVTAPPPSRGCGTAVDPPYRVLCDLESVWGVVLEAIACGGTVSALILIVILLAKLKTVTEPEKRCGIGPLLLLLAGMVGLFSLSLVFLVGRGEVLCVVRRGLWGALFALCFSCLLVQGVRLKKLVAGRRSPAGSSLAVVVFALTAVQGVIAGEWLLLSVAREGHEACDYLPLDFVLVCIYALALLLAATVLSLGVVLCGGGNREESNRKRMKWRCNAVWLFLACLSSLLLWVAWLVLYLYGSTTIVTVAKNWDEPALAVALVTEGWVLLLFHAIPETHLCLRPASQRNADMGQNYYDAPQPLAPQGYHDDERPSNPRAPYTESQAYSVEEHSAVLQAGGFHNGLIRPALPFRSHVYQPTEMTLLMNAGTIPTAPPNFTRRHLW; encoded by the exons ATGGCTCTACGGCCAACTCTCATCTTCATTCTctctctgattggctgctgcgCGCTTGAGGACCAACCCAAAGTCACGGCCCCGCCTCCTTCTCGAGGGTGTGGCACTGCAGTGGACCCGCCCTACAGAGTTCTGTGTGACCTGGAGTCAGTTTGGGGTGTAGTTTTAGAAGCTATAGCGTGCGGTGGAACCGTATCGGCATTAATTTTAATAGTGATTCTCCTAGCCAAACTAAAAACGGTAACAGAGCCGGAAAAGCGATGCGGCATCGGCCCCCTCCTCCTCCTATTGGCCGGAATGGTGGGTCTTTTCAGCCTATCGCTGGTCTTCCTGGTGGGGCGTGGCGAGGTGCTCTGTGTGGTTCGTCGTGGGCTCTGGGGGGCGCTGTTTGCGCTGTGTTTCTCGTGTTTGTTGGTGCAGGGGGTGCGATTGAAGAAGCTAGTCGCGGGAAGGCGGAGCCCAGCCGGAAGCTCTCTCGCTGTGGTGGTGTTTGCACTAACCGCAGTCCAGGGTGTCATCGCTGGAGAGTGGCTATTGCTTTCGGTGGCCCGCGAGGGACATGAAGCATGCGATTACCTGCCTTTAGACTTTGTATTAGTGTGTATCTATGCTCTAGCATTGTTGCTGGCGGCTACTGTGTTGTCATTGGGCGTCGTGCTATGTGGAGGTGGCAACAGGGAGGAGTCGAACCGGAAAAGAATGAAATGGAGATGTAATGCCGTTTGGCTCTTTCTCGCGTGTCTTTCGTCTCTTCTCCTCTGGGTCGCCTGGCTAGTGCTCTATCTCTACGGCAGCACCACCATTGTGACCGTGGCGAAGAACTGGGATGAGCCAGCCCTGGCAGTTGCCTTGGTGACAGAGGGATGGGTACTGTTGTTATTTCACGCCATCCCAGAAACCCACCTGTGTTTGCGTCCAGCCTCTCAGAGGAATGCAGATATGGGGCAAAACTACTACGACGCCCCTCAGCCCCTTGCGCCGCAGGGTTACCATGATGACGAGCGGCCGTCCAATCCCAGAGCTCCGTACACAGAGAGTCAGGCGTACTCTGTAGAGGAGCACAGTGCAG ttctgcaggCTGGAGGTTTTCATAACGGATTGATACGACCTGCTCTGCCGTTTCGCAGTCATGTTTATCAGCCCACTGAGATGACCTTGCTCATGAATGCAGGAACA ATCCCGACGGCCCCTCCAAACTTCACcaggaggcatctgtggtga